A single genomic interval of Thermosipho japonicus harbors:
- a CDS encoding SAM hydrolase/SAM-dependent halogenase family protein, which produces MIVFMTDWGLSHYVGICKGVMRKIANVEVVDLTHDISSFNVREAMYILSRSFIHFPKGSIFLCVVDYGVGSSRKAIAAKTENYYFVGPDNGVFTLTFEIEKPIEIRELNNKEFYYGDSQTFHGRDIFSPAAAYIHLGKFEQLGDQLYNYGTLPYIRPKKSGNNIRGEIAYIDKFGNIETNIPYDWIKDFEKVTIVKNRKRIEIPIANYYSEVEKGQLLIHNDSTGYVEIAANQYRANDILKFNTGDLLELIL; this is translated from the coding sequence ATGATTGTATTTATGACTGATTGGGGTTTATCTCATTATGTTGGAATTTGCAAAGGGGTTATGCGAAAAATTGCCAATGTAGAGGTAGTAGATCTAACTCATGATATTTCATCATTTAATGTGCGAGAGGCAATGTACATCCTCTCGCGCTCTTTTATTCATTTTCCAAAGGGAAGTATTTTCCTATGTGTGGTTGATTATGGTGTAGGAAGTTCTAGAAAGGCTATAGCAGCAAAAACTGAGAACTATTACTTTGTAGGACCGGATAATGGTGTATTTACACTTACCTTTGAAATTGAAAAACCAATAGAGATAAGAGAGCTTAATAATAAAGAATTTTATTATGGAGATTCTCAAACCTTTCATGGAAGAGATATTTTTTCTCCAGCTGCTGCATACATTCACCTAGGAAAATTTGAACAACTTGGAGATCAATTGTATAACTATGGAACTCTTCCATATATTAGACCAAAAAAATCTGGGAATAATATTCGAGGAGAAATTGCTTATATTGATAAATTTGGAAATATTGAAACAAATATTCCTTATGATTGGATTAAGGATTTTGAAAAAGTTACAATAGTTAAAAATAGAAAGAGAATAGAAATTCCCATAGCAAATTATTATTCTGAAGTTGAAAAAGGACAATTACTGATACATAATGATAGTACTGGATATGTTGAAATTGCTGCAAATCAATATAGAGCAAATGATATATTAAAATTCAATACTGGAGATTTATTGGAGTTGATATTATAG
- a CDS encoding 6-phosphofructokinase: protein MRRVGVLCVGNDSPGINAAIRSAVVRGLDLNIEVMGIKDGFEGLLRDDLEVLLRPNVSNILHQGGTMLGTSLYVPEKNVEKVKEKVEQYGISSLLILGGRLGAKAAINLMKIGVPSVLVPATIDNDLAFTDFSIGFFTAVEHVKNALDVLHSTAESHHRVMIVETMGKPGGWIATIGGLSGGADYIITSAEKPNFDELIEIIKRRYEGKKRFSLIVVESGVELPEEIKKECDGFEKLSSSEIIGKYIEKKLKEKFGIEWRYTNLGYLQRGGSPAAMDRIIATQMAAHAIEMIKMGKVYHAVGVKGFSITEIPYSETMLNYRPVDYYLKELTKLFY from the coding sequence ATGAGACGTGTAGGTGTATTATGTGTAGGAAATGATTCCCCAGGTATAAATGCAGCAATACGTTCAGCTGTAGTTAGAGGGTTAGACCTAAATATTGAAGTTATGGGAATAAAAGATGGATTTGAAGGGTTATTGAGAGATGATTTAGAAGTTTTATTGAGACCTAATGTATCAAACATATTACATCAAGGTGGAACTATGCTTGGAACATCACTATATGTTCCTGAGAAAAATGTGGAAAAAGTTAAGGAAAAAGTTGAACAGTATGGGATTTCATCCTTGCTTATTTTAGGAGGAAGACTTGGTGCAAAGGCAGCAATAAATTTGATGAAAATAGGAGTTCCCTCAGTTTTGGTACCCGCAACGATTGACAATGATTTAGCATTTACTGATTTTTCTATAGGCTTTTTCACTGCAGTTGAGCATGTTAAAAATGCATTGGATGTTCTTCATTCTACAGCTGAATCACATCATAGGGTTATGATAGTTGAGACAATGGGAAAACCTGGTGGCTGGATTGCTACAATTGGAGGACTTTCAGGTGGAGCTGATTATATAATTACTTCTGCTGAAAAACCAAACTTTGATGAACTGATTGAAATTATAAAGAGAAGATATGAAGGTAAAAAAAGATTTTCATTAATAGTAGTGGAATCTGGAGTTGAATTACCTGAAGAGATAAAGAAAGAGTGTGATGGATTTGAGAAGTTAAGTTCTTCAGAAATTATTGGAAAGTATATTGAAAAAAAATTAAAAGAAAAGTTTGGGATTGAATGGAGATATACTAATCTTGGTTATTTACAAAGAGGCGGATCTCCAGCAGCAATGGATAGAATTATCGCAACTCAGATGGCTGCACATGCAATAGAAATGATAAAAATGGGAAAAGTTTATCATGCAGTTGGTGTAAAAGGGTTTTCTATTACTGAAATTCCTTATTCAGAGACAATGTTAAATTACAGACCTGTAGATTATTATTTAAAGGAGTTAACCAAGTTATTTTATTAA